A section of the Hirschia baltica ATCC 49814 genome encodes:
- a CDS encoding metallophosphoesterase family protein has protein sequence MPNWEDLNDWFLERRRDAVARSYQLWRNVFSDKKLAKKDPNSLSTEEALNIPLRETRVPEGTRVYAVGDIHGRADLLRKLMEKIREDVAQSNDPETRNAIVFLGDYVDRGFQSKQVIDLLVSEEYSEFDLRFLRGNHEETFLDFLSNSGIGERWAQYGGVETLVSYNVQPPRGRDNFDGWAKARQDLIDNMPLNHRSFLESLEVCLVLGDYVFVHAGLRPGKKLEEQSEKDLMWIRDDFLYHKEAFDKVVVHGHTPINAPHRDFRRISIDTGAYMTSKLTAVRLFEDQVDFIVT, from the coding sequence ATGCCAAATTGGGAAGATTTAAATGACTGGTTTTTAGAACGCCGACGCGATGCCGTTGCGCGATCCTATCAGTTATGGAGAAATGTCTTTTCCGATAAAAAATTGGCTAAAAAAGATCCAAATAGTCTATCCACTGAAGAAGCTCTAAATATTCCATTGCGTGAAACGCGAGTACCGGAAGGTACGCGCGTCTATGCAGTTGGAGATATTCATGGACGCGCCGATTTGCTCAGGAAGCTCATGGAAAAAATCCGTGAGGATGTTGCTCAGAGCAATGACCCTGAAACCCGCAATGCGATTGTCTTTCTTGGTGATTATGTGGATAGGGGCTTTCAGTCCAAGCAAGTTATAGATTTGCTTGTGAGTGAAGAATATTCTGAGTTTGATTTGCGCTTCTTGCGTGGAAACCATGAAGAAACCTTCCTCGATTTTCTGTCCAATTCTGGTATCGGAGAAAGATGGGCTCAGTATGGAGGGGTTGAAACGCTCGTTTCTTATAATGTCCAACCTCCACGCGGACGCGACAATTTTGATGGATGGGCGAAAGCGCGTCAGGATCTTATCGACAATATGCCTCTCAACCACCGCAGCTTCTTAGAGAGTTTAGAAGTGTGTCTCGTCTTGGGAGATTATGTCTTTGTTCACGCTGGTCTGCGTCCCGGGAAAAAACTGGAAGAGCAGTCAGAAAAAGATTTGATGTGGATACGTGATGATTTTCTCTATCACAAAGAGGCATTTGATAAGGTCGTGGTTCACGGACACACGCCCATAAATGCACCGCATCGTGATTTTCGTCGTATCAGTATTGATACGGGTGCTTACATGACCAGCAAGCTAACAGCCGTGCGATTGTTTGAAGATCAAGTCGATTTTATCGTTACCTAA
- a CDS encoding LysR family transcriptional regulator codes for MDKKFDLNLLNTFDALWRERNVTRAARRLNVTQPAVSNALSRLRETFGDELFIRTPSGVDPTERCSEIAIDVREALRHVERTLASHDSFDPTVSERTFRIGAMDYFDHVVLPPLMEDLRKKAPRVDLRISPVKLGETYDALDSGDLDFLFFSGTEPPKRINFSPMLEEKFVLIMRANHPKMCQEMTLDAYADLTHIVFSTRGDSHTRIDDLLAENGLRRRVALTSSHHTSIAETVRDTDMVALSPSRLAHRYVHRGGLIAVQPPVEFPHFHLRLYWSRRLNSDPGAMWLRNILGDVCKNSPVYVPPTKDDICAIPTAQ; via the coding sequence ATGGATAAGAAATTCGATCTAAATCTTCTCAATACATTCGATGCTTTGTGGCGAGAGAGAAATGTAACACGAGCAGCGCGCCGTTTAAATGTGACCCAACCTGCCGTTTCAAATGCACTTTCCCGATTGCGTGAAACTTTCGGCGATGAATTATTCATTCGCACGCCTTCTGGTGTTGACCCAACAGAACGCTGTTCTGAAATCGCCATTGATGTGCGCGAAGCCCTTCGCCATGTTGAGCGGACATTGGCGTCACATGATAGTTTTGATCCAACAGTGTCCGAGCGTACTTTCCGTATCGGGGCGATGGACTATTTTGATCATGTCGTCTTGCCACCTCTTATGGAAGACCTGCGTAAAAAAGCACCGCGCGTTGATTTGAGAATTTCTCCGGTAAAATTGGGCGAGACCTATGATGCACTGGATTCTGGTGATCTCGACTTTTTGTTCTTCAGCGGCACCGAGCCACCCAAACGTATCAATTTCTCACCTATGCTAGAAGAGAAGTTTGTGCTGATCATGCGTGCCAACCATCCTAAAATGTGTCAGGAAATGACGTTGGATGCCTATGCTGATCTCACGCATATTGTCTTCTCAACACGTGGGGATAGTCATACACGCATTGATGATTTGCTGGCAGAAAATGGCCTACGCCGCAGAGTGGCGCTAACATCTTCTCATCACACATCTATCGCAGAAACAGTGAGAGATACTGATATGGTGGCATTATCGCCATCGCGCCTTGCACATCGCTATGTGCATCGCGGTGGGTTAATAGCTGTTCAGCCACCTGTTGAGTTTCCACACTTTCATTTGCGCCTGTATTGGAGCCGTCGCTTGAATTCAGACCCTGGTGCCATGTGGTTGCGTAATATTTTGGGTGATGTGTGTAAAAATAGTCCTGTTTATGTGCCGCCGACAAAAGATGATATCTGCGCGATTCCAACGGCTCAATAA
- a CDS encoding AsmA family protein — protein MIRFILIILAIFAVLIGGLVAAVHFIPSSAYKDKIETVAESALGRDVTINGDIKLRLFPKITASAGQTVIANPKGFGDSDFASMTELRAAVKILPLLSQKVEIDEFILVDPKLSLVKLENGENNWTFSSTSTDSPAPEDETPTNPDAVQARLGDVRLVNGDLSYDDRQAGQTHTLTKLNILIKLPEINGPLGVDGDGILDELPFELNADVENLQKLLEGVSTPVNADLKTDLATTGFNGNIVLGDVIGLDLTANAEVPDLQAFADFMKIEIPGAKALGKANVKAKVDGQVGALILSDVILKHSSDLLKIDFTGGANVGEKIAFKGDLDFNAPNLRALAQTADVVLPEGDIYRSFSLDGQTQGSLDSVSLSNATLKFDDIVGTGNMLLNLSGAKPKLTGNLKTNTINATNYAAASGATEKPKSTNKTDGWQDIPLDLSPLKSVDVDLKIEAEGLKFQGIDIGKTLLNTTIINGKLVADLTETSLYGGKGTAKIVADASAATPKVEMIASLNALNAAPFLGAVADFDKVEGVGGFNISINGTGASMSSIMSSLSGAGAFKFDDGAIKGLNAAQLMRSATEFLNTGTIPSALSEEQETDFTEFAADFNINKGVASTNAFNFVTPGLEIPGQGQLDLGNRTLSLSMFPKSGDKSLGINGFAPPIKISGSWNKLSVGLDQDWLKEQLTQQLKNEAQNLIQKELGLDKALGGNTGNILGSGKEADDARKEAIGNALGNALGIKKPAATPAPTATPSPTATADSATSSTETVGPEEEIDEEEKSIEEQLEEEAKKKLRDLFK, from the coding sequence ATGATCCGCTTTATTCTTATTATTCTTGCCATTTTTGCGGTTCTTATTGGTGGTCTCGTTGCTGCCGTTCATTTCATTCCTTCTTCCGCCTACAAAGACAAAATAGAAACAGTCGCCGAGTCTGCGCTAGGACGTGATGTCACCATTAACGGAGATATCAAACTTAGACTTTTCCCTAAAATTACCGCGTCTGCCGGTCAAACAGTGATCGCCAACCCTAAAGGGTTTGGAGATAGTGATTTTGCATCAATGACTGAGCTGCGCGCTGCGGTTAAAATCCTTCCATTGCTATCGCAGAAAGTGGAAATCGACGAGTTTATACTTGTTGACCCGAAACTTTCACTTGTGAAATTGGAAAATGGCGAAAACAACTGGACTTTCTCGTCAACATCAACTGACTCACCTGCTCCAGAAGATGAGACTCCAACCAATCCAGACGCTGTGCAAGCTCGCCTTGGTGATGTCCGCCTCGTCAATGGTGATTTGTCTTATGATGACAGGCAGGCAGGGCAAACACATACACTCACTAAATTGAATATCCTTATCAAGCTGCCAGAAATAAACGGCCCATTGGGTGTGGATGGTGATGGTATTCTCGATGAATTGCCGTTCGAGTTGAACGCTGATGTTGAAAATTTACAAAAGCTTTTAGAGGGTGTCTCCACACCCGTGAATGCTGATCTAAAAACAGACCTTGCAACAACAGGCTTTAATGGAAATATCGTTCTTGGCGATGTAATCGGACTTGATTTAACAGCCAACGCCGAAGTTCCCGACCTTCAAGCCTTCGCTGATTTCATGAAAATAGAAATACCCGGTGCTAAAGCGCTGGGCAAAGCCAATGTAAAAGCCAAAGTCGACGGTCAAGTTGGTGCACTCATTCTTAGTGATGTCATCTTAAAACACTCTAGTGATTTGCTGAAAATTGATTTCACAGGCGGTGCCAATGTCGGTGAGAAAATAGCATTCAAAGGTGACCTTGATTTCAACGCCCCGAACCTAAGAGCCCTTGCCCAGACTGCTGATGTTGTTTTGCCAGAAGGTGACATTTATCGCAGCTTTTCTTTAGACGGTCAGACACAAGGCTCGCTCGACTCAGTGTCGCTATCAAACGCAACACTCAAGTTTGATGATATCGTCGGCACGGGAAACATGCTGCTTAACCTCTCAGGCGCTAAACCAAAGCTGACAGGTAATTTGAAAACCAACACAATTAATGCCACAAATTATGCGGCAGCCTCTGGCGCAACCGAAAAGCCTAAATCCACAAACAAAACGGATGGGTGGCAAGACATTCCTCTTGACCTATCTCCTCTAAAATCCGTCGATGTTGATCTTAAAATCGAGGCCGAAGGTCTGAAATTCCAAGGCATAGATATTGGCAAGACTTTGCTTAATACCACAATCATAAACGGTAAGCTTGTCGCCGACCTGACAGAAACATCCCTATATGGTGGTAAAGGGACAGCCAAAATCGTTGCAGATGCATCAGCAGCGACGCCAAAAGTTGAGATGATAGCGAGTTTGAATGCATTAAACGCAGCGCCCTTCCTTGGGGCTGTCGCTGATTTTGACAAAGTTGAAGGTGTTGGTGGTTTCAACATTTCGATAAATGGAACTGGCGCTTCAATGTCCAGCATTATGAGTTCACTCTCAGGTGCGGGTGCATTCAAGTTTGATGATGGTGCCATAAAGGGACTGAATGCGGCTCAGCTCATGCGGTCAGCCACAGAGTTTCTAAATACAGGCACAATCCCTAGCGCGTTATCTGAAGAACAAGAAACAGATTTCACAGAGTTTGCGGCTGATTTCAATATTAATAAAGGTGTGGCTTCAACCAACGCTTTCAACTTTGTAACCCCAGGCTTAGAGATCCCAGGCCAAGGTCAACTCGACCTTGGAAACCGTACACTTTCATTGAGCATGTTCCCAAAATCAGGTGATAAATCACTCGGGATAAACGGATTTGCACCGCCCATTAAAATATCCGGTAGTTGGAATAAATTGTCAGTTGGTCTGGATCAAGACTGGTTAAAGGAACAACTGACTCAACAGCTCAAAAATGAAGCGCAAAACCTTATTCAAAAGGAATTGGGACTAGATAAAGCTCTTGGTGGTAATACAGGCAATATTCTAGGCAGCGGCAAAGAAGCAGATGATGCTCGCAAAGAAGCCATTGGCAATGCGCTTGGAAATGCGTTGGGCATTAAGAAGCCAGCGGCTACACCGGCTCCGACAGCAACACCTTCTCCGACTGCAACAGCAGATTCAGCAACCAGCTCGACTGAAACAGTTGGACCTGAAGAAGAGATCGATGAAGAGGAAAAGTCCATAGAAGAGCAATTAGAAGAAGAAGCGAAGAAAAAGCTTCGCGATCTTTTCAAATAG